Proteins encoded together in one Theileria parva strain Muguga chromosome 3 map unlocalized ctg_530, whole genome shotgun sequence window:
- a CDS encoding putative integral membrane protein gives MYLLRVNKRILTSVINSKNFNSFFLRNRRFHSKSTASSGSGVANNSTPDTTDATDTTGTSDTPGTDKRTFLWQLKVISIVTFVLGSSYLSYTFFSNQMDVERTRMKLSVNWDSLFYGNKLSQKHKAFLNSRYSNSLSPDLNTGLVTYFFHIEHSKETGFRRSDAVELLSQVGIDDKNKTVQKFIKNAKADSHEDKMQCGCTLDEFGRLVESLVLEQRLQSNNNFESELTHKLTQINSDRMEDVGWDMKNVSWEIGNSVVTEPAREMSNEILKYNKSHWEDEEVEELESELARNMKLRLKLEELSRRRRLSDEERKRLTSVNNEIVLINSELHKLKYHKRKLLLI, from the exons aTGTATTTGCTGAGGGTAAATAAACGGATTTTAACTTCCGTCATCAactctaaaaattttaactcttTTTTCTTGAGAAACCGCAGATTCCACAGTAAATCCACAGCCAGCAGCGGTTCCGGAGTCGCCAACAACTCTACCCCTGACACTACTGATGCTACTGACACCACTGGTACATCTGACACCCCGGGTACGGATAAGAGAACCTTTTTATGGCAGCTGAAGGTGATTTCAATCGTAACCTTCGTCCTCGGCTCCTCCTACCTCTCCTACACCTTCTTCTCCAACC AAATGGACGTGGAGCGTACGAGGATGAAGTTGAGTGTGAATTGGGACTCGTTGTTCTACGGTAACAAACTATCCCAGAAACACAAAGCCTTTCTCAACTCACGTTACAGCAATTCGCTGTCCCCCGATTTAAACACGGGACTTGTTACTTATTTCTTCCACATAGAACACAGTAAAG AGACTGGATTTAGAAGATCTGACGCTGTGGAATTGCTGTCACAAGTTGGCATTGATGACAAGAATAAAACAGTACAAAAGTTCATCAAAAACGCGAAAGCCGATTCCCAC GAGGACAAAATGCAGTGTGGCTGCACGTTGGACGAGTTTGGGCGTTTAGTTGAGTCGTTGGTACTTGAGCAAAGATTACAAtcaaataacaattttgaATCGGAGCTAACACACAAACTCACACAGATCAACTCCGAC agAATGGAGGATGTGGGTTGGGATATGAAGAATGTGAGTTGGGAGATTGGCAATTCTGTGGTAACAGAGCCTGCAAGGGAAATGTCCAATGAAATTCTAAAGTATAACAAATCCCACTGGGAGGATGAGGAGGTGGAGGAGTTGGAGTCTGAGTTGGCGAGAAATATGAAGTTGAGGCTGAAATTGGAGGAGTTATCGAGGAGGAGAAGGTTAAGTGACGAGGAACGGAAAAGATTAACAAGTGTCAATAATGAAATTGTACTAATCAACAGTGAATTACACAAACTCAAATACCACAAACGGAAATTACTACTCATATAA